tttcttctccGATTTGATACGCTACCTCTCCCATCACTTGGTAAAATCTTTTGTAACTTTACTACTAATTTTTTGATTTGTTTTACTTGATTCTGTAGTTTATAATTTGCTAGGATCCATAGCTAGTGATTACTTTATCACTACACTTCTaatccatttctttttttttttttctagccaCTTCTAATCAACTTCATTACTTCAAGAAATTGTGTTTTGATTAACCGAGAGGTAACATTAGTGATTTGGAGTTGACAAAAACCTCTTTACccaccaaaaaataaataaaaaaaagaagagaagaaacgTATAAACCATATCTGCAAGAATACCAAATTCGCAAGAATAATTTTGTTTGTTGTCCTATCAAATGTTTAAAAAAGAACCCTACTGATATCATCATTTGACATTCCCAATTAGAGAAATAAGCCACTTTCTTAAGCATAGCTTATTTGCTAACTAGAACTTCACAACGTTGCTCAAATATAATATGCTCTTGTCACATAAATAAAGTTCCAATGAAGATTAATAAATTAGTTAAATTAGACAAAAATTTCTTATCACACAAATTATGCTTGAAAAGGGAGGAAGTAATAGCATGGTAGAATTCaaatagaaaatgaaagaaaaagaaaaagaaaatgaaagcagTCCTTGCATTTACAGCGGTGGGCACTGAAGATTTTGGTTTTATTCTCTGGATGAATAATTAGGCATGACATCTTTGACTGTTACTCTTGGtgggcaaacacaagctcaattCCATTTCGTCTTCTTGGAATGGAATCGGAAACAGAAtctaagaaaaatacaaaaaggGAGTAGGATGGAAGGGGGAaaggaaaattaacaaaaagGGACGTAAGAAATTGACAAATAAGGATTAAAACTGACAAATAAGGCTTCTGCAGCTCAGTCCCTGCTACCAAGCAAGTTCATTGATGAAAATGATTGCCGACTTGAGAGTGACACGGAGTTCATTTTGTTCTTTACGAAAATGCAATTGCATGGGACTCGTTAAGTGATTTGAATTTTGACGAACAACAGTATAAAGCACAACCACTCATGAAATGTAGCACACTTTTGTTGAACTCACAAAATATCTTGGAGCTGAAATTTGTTCCATATCTGTAAGTACTCATGGAATAGTGGTTAGTTGATAGAAATTCTTGGgtaaaaacatttttttgttaAATCTTTTGACTTATTGTCTCAAGCGTTATGTTGACTATAACATGCCAATCGTAATCTTGAACTCAAGATTGGGCTCAATTCATTAATTATTATtagtatgaaggaaaattttaGGTGGAGGGTTACGAAAACTGAAAGCTAGGTTAAATGCTGGTTAGACCTAGAAAATTTCCCAAGGGTTTTGTGTTGTTATAGGATCTTTTCAGTTCTAGTCCCAGGCATTACTTTGAGTTTACAGGGCCACATTTATCTCGAATTAAGCTGAGCTCAACTCATAATTGAGCGTAATTGAATATAATGAACCCTTGAGCTCAAATCATAATATCTAATTTAGCATTACTTTGAGTTTGGCAAGTCATTCAGCATAATTATGCCTTGAGCTCAAATCATAATCTGTAATTTAGCTTTACTTTGACTTTAGCAAGTCGATCTTTTCTATTGAATGTAGTTATAGGAGTCTTGGAAGACTGACCGCCGAGGGTTGaggaaaattattttctattttgggGAGAAATGTAGTTTTTGTCCTCTCAAATGTTTTGTACATTTGTTAAATTGGGACTCaatgttttgaccaaaataaaTATGGCCTCTTAAACTTTTGATTTTAGACACATATAGAATAATTGATAAAAATCCAACAATGATGAACAGTTAAAATCAAATTGCCATTAtcaacaattttgacttttttttttcccacgcTAGTTGAAGTTTGAATCATTCTAGTCCTTTGAGTTTTAAGTAGTGATATTGaggattttaaaataaaatgataaatgcaAATTAGAATGAAAACACCTTCAATGGGTAATAGGATTTATATCAATAAAAAAGATATAGAAAAGTTAGttaaacttcaaaaaaaaaaaaagctaattaagcttcttttttcttcatttaattttttttatttcacttgtTCATGCCCCTAACTTCACAGGAATGACTAAAAAAACTCAAATTGGTCTCAAATTCGATATAATACTTGTAATTACTATTTTTCCCTGTTGGTGATTATGTGACAATGAGTACTTCTATTATTTCTTATTTGTAATGATAATTAAACGACTTATTTGAAACAGAAGGAATATATactaattaaaattaagttgatCCTTCTTTATTGCATTTTAATAGGTTATTAATTGAGTTCGAAAAGAAGTAGGTATTTTGTAAAATTATTGAACAATTATCaaataaatgaatattaaaataaatatttcaaaacttTGGTGTTAAATCATTGGATTTTAATAGgaaggaaaataagaaaaaaaaaagaagctttaTCAAGAATTACTAAAAGTACTTTATATTAGTACCTATATTCAATAGTTTCTATAATCACAATTCTTAGTTATTTTGAAGCCTACGTCGACAACTCATGCAAGATTTTGTGTAATGGTACTTATAATAAACTTATTTATGAAAGCTAGAATTCTCCCATTCTTCAACaacttattttcattttcttatttagTGTTATATAATTGTAACTTACTTAACAAAAAGATTTTCTTGAAGCTAAATGTTGACATCATGCGccgatataattttttttatgaaaaagtATATAGGGATTTAAGAATACATTTGTCCTATATTTAATTCAATTTAGAATTCATTTCatcttaaaattattataactACTTGAAATCTAAGGAACCATAGTAATCGAAATTCCAAATATTATGGACTAAAAATACAAAGTCAAAGCTTTTGACTAATGAAAAATTTTGATCTTAAGCATTAGTTATTATGAAATTTTGTCAATTCTCCTAAATTTACCTAAAATTAGAATCTTTGGGGACTAAATTTTTTAGCCTAAATTTTTTAGTTTGGCATACAGACCAAATATCAGGGACCGAAATTATATGTCACCTTATATTTTGGGCAACTTACTATTTATTTCCCTATCTTACTCTGTACCACATAATCCTCTTATGGTACAATATGATGTATTTTAACCCGTCTATGGTTTTCTGAACAGACAGGAAGTATCTCGAGTGATATCATTAATTGAAATACCAGTTATACCCTCACTTAATATGAAACATAATATGGATTTAACCACTTTGTACAAAATCATGAAGGTATTATGTAGTTGGATGTGAAATCATAGGGGTTAAGTGGACGTTAGGATTTGACTGTGTGCCAAATTTCATGCTTCACAAGAATTCTAGAGTGAGTCTAGATCAAACAATGTAACAGAGGTGCTTTAGGTCAATATACTGCTTTTATAGAAAATCACAGGGAATCAAGTAGACAATATAAAATAATAGTGGGATTGTATGATAAAATGCAAAATCAACTACAAGGTCATAAATAGTTATTTACCCATTTATTTTGTCGTAAACAACAACAAACCCCAATACCCTTTGATTTGATGGCAGAACCAAAGACTGCCCGTTGAGTGgcaatttgaaataaaaaatagttcGGTAACTCTCAAAATAGCTTAGTggctatttttgttttttttttttgaccctTTGTGCTTACTATACAAAAGATAGCTATATTTCGATCGTTTTGGAAGTTAAATTTCATACACCATCCCAACCCTTAATAGCCTAGTCTTAGGAATGGCCAATACCTTTTCCCCTTGCCTAAAATTCTTCCTCAGGAAACTATAGGCATTGTTGACAATAAACTTACGGAAGAAGCATGAATCTTGTTTTGCCACAACTTTTGCTTCACCCAAAAGATAAAACACACCTTGCTCTGAGGCTTTATCCACAGCCTGTAGCTCATCTTCCAGACCCAACTGATTGGACCCTGCGGCAAGCCTGATCGAGGAATTGATTGATTTGGCCTCATTGAATGATTGGATTGAGTTTGACGAATTTTGCGATACACTTTGTTGTGCCTGTGGTAATGATTCCTCGATATGAACTACAGATGCACTGGATCGTCGAGGTTTTCCATCTTTCAACAGCAATCCTGAATGTTGCTGGACGTTTACAAAATCAGGCTCTATATGCCCACTTACATGGACAAAATACTCATGTCTTATGAACTCCTTCAAGTTCTCCACTAGCTGCTGCTCAAAAACCTCAGAATCCTCGATTCGGTCATTGTATCCATACCTTACTACACATCGAAAAACCCTGTAATCTCTAGGCTCAATTTGTCGAAACAGAAACCTTTCATCCAATGCCACTTTACTGACCGGGATAGACTTGATGGAAACCAGCACGATGATCGAGTGAACTGAGTGAATGTTAGAAACAAAATGGGGAAATATTGGTGGAATACCCTGGACGAGTTCAGAATACAACAATCCAATTCCAGGTGCTCTTTTTATTTGTGGATTTTTGGCCAAGTCCCTAACATAGTCGCTGGATACCTTGTTGTTGAGCTCAAACAAGTAACGCTGCTTGTGGACGTAATGCCAGATTCCCATGATTATCATCAAGACAAGTGCAAAAGCCAAAGGAAGATATCCTCCATCTTTGAATTTGTAGAGTACAGATGACAGATATGTCATCTCTATGGACATAAATACCACAAAGAATATAGCAATCCACCATATGCTTGCCTTCCATATCACAAGCATAATTAATGTGAGTAGAGAAGTTGTTATCACCATGACAGCAACCACAGCAATACCTGTATCAGAATGTTTGCTGTCACAAAATAGAATAATCCATAATTCCACGtatattttactttattttgttttattcttttgCTATTTGACTCAACAACCAGATGAAGGTCTCTGCAGTTTTTCAAATAAGTTTGTCCCCAAACTTCATTTCACTAGGATCCTCCCGATTTATGGCAAATGCAGGATCCCTCTATATATCAATCATATAGTATTAGCTCTGAATATCAGTTGTAAAAATTCGAAATTGTTTGTAATTTATTTCATAGGTGATATATGTagtgtgcaaaaattgaaatataaaaaattgaGTTCAAATGTGGAACAATCCTAGATACTTTGTCATTGAAATGTTTTGTGCATTTTAAATAAGCCTCTCAAAAGTTGCAATTGAATCAAACAGCAAAATATTCTCCTGGTGATCTAATTTTTAGTAAATCCTTCACTCATCAAGATAAAAACCATGTTCTCGGATCCTTAGTCAAGAAATTATACGTAATTGCCAAAACCAATGTTCAAGGTAAAATGAACAATTAAATAAATGGAATTTACTGGACGAATCCAAATATGTCATAGAGCATATCCATCCTTGATTACTATGTACTTCTATTCTAAATTCAAAAGTATGGAAATCGCGATTACCATAGGCATTGCCGATCTTTGTAGTAGATTTGAAGCCCCAAGTAACCAGGACACAAGCAATCATGAGGATGTAGTTGACCTCAGGAATGTAAACCTGGCCCTCATACTTGGCAGAAGTATGAATAATTTTAGCCCTTGGGAAACAACCAAGACTAAGGGACTGAGAAATAATTGCAAAGGCTCCGGATATCATAGCTTGACTGGCAATAATGGCTGCAGCCACGGCTATAACGAATGTAGGCCAATAAATTGGATCTGTTtattcagatattcaatttATTAGTAAGTTATTGACAAGTGGTTTATTCTTTACGAACATGGTAGAAATCTACAAATTCTTTCCATAATCCATGGCTAACGGTAGGCACTTGCCTGGAATTGAATCGTAGAATGTCTTACTGACATGATCTTGAAACTTCATCAGGTATGCAGCTTGCCCTATATAAGCTGCTAGTATAGCTGGGAACACTATGCTGGAGAAACTGATCTGCAGAATTATGGAAAAGTTGGAAGATCACAATGTATAATGTTCCCCACATATATTATCAGGATTGGCATTAATTTTTCCTTCTATGTATTGTCATTTTTCAGGAATAAAATTGGCATGAAATCAAGCTAGCAGTCACCCGTAAATTTATAAGCaatcttttttgttttggataATTGGTGAGTTTTATATAAACAAAATATAAGAATTTACGATCTAATAGTCAATTTTCTGTTCTTTTATCTTTCCCTATAATTCTAAAAAGATCAAGGGGAATGTTTGACTCAAAAATAACTTTATATACCCTATGAGATAACTAGCCATAAAGTCAGCAGTTTGATTATATTGACGATACACAAAATACACAGTCACCTCCATAAAGCATGATATTTTCTTTATATCAGAATATGCAGCTAAGTAGGCGGAGATAAGCATTATTGGTCCAAAGAATATATAATTAGAATCTGGTTTATGTCTGCAACAACCTTGAAAATGTGGTGGAACTCCACTTCATGGCTCAGATTGAGTTCGAGTAGCTTGAATTTTTAATACTAGGAGATTTCAAAATTTATGCTTATCCTGTTAAAAAATTGCTGAATATGAAAAATTGATGGAAAGAAAATCTTATTTTATCTTGTACAATGAACTAACCTGAATGAGGTCTTACGAAATTAAGGTCAAATTAAGAAACAAATAGCTTAGTTCATATTTTAGGAGAGCGAAATAATTGGTGATATTTGACTATTTGAGTGACATACCTGAACGGCTCTCACGCTAAAGTGGCCCAAATCAGCAAACATAGCTTCAGTCCCTGATTCATGTGACCATTTGCTGGTGAGGATACACTAACTAGCCACATTAtcctaattgaaattgagaGTGTTTAGCCACTAACCTGTAATGCATAGGACAACTCCACCTAGGGATATCCATCCTTTCTTGCCATTTCTTTTGAAGTAATCAACAATGTATTTTGGATTGAAAGCACGTAGGACCCCAACATCATGCTTGAACAAATTATAGAGGCCAATACCAGATATGAACAAAAACCACAAGCAGATTGCAGGTGCAAATGTGAAGCCAACCTTGTCAGTTCCAAAGCGTTGGGCGCAGAAAAGAATAATCAATATCACAATTGAAATTCCCACGATCGCATCTGGAAATTCATTAAGTTTGTTATGCAAACTTGGAGTACCATTGCATTACGTGTAAATATACGCGTGTACGGAAATCCAAATGCAAGTCTGTCTTATGTAAATGTAATACCTTGGCCTAGGGATGGAATCCCGCTCACAGCGGATAGAACTGCAAAATGAAGACCATGAGCATTTTACGTAGTGTTAATTGTTGTGTAATATATTAAATGTAAAAGCAAAGTTCAAGATAACGTCCACAGGATGATGCCTCTAAAACCTTCCCATGTCCTCTAGGGAAGGGACATGAACAGCTGAACTTGTACGATTTTGTCACAAAGATGCAATATTTAGGTACCGTTCACTGAAACCAGTACATATCAATCTTGTTAGAATTACATGGCCTGATCTAAGacttgcatttttcctttttgtgttGGTCGCCAAATCTTGGCCACCAATCTAAGCTTTGTATTTTAATTGTTCCTACCCTTATCTTTTTCGTCTCTACTACTGTTAGGATGCTGAATGCTTATATACAATCACCATTTTTCCAGAATTTGAACATTTATATCAATGATATCTTTTTATAATGTCCTATGACTGCCTTCAATGAAAAATTTACTGAATTCTATTCCTCAAATTATTTAGCATATTTCGATCAACTTTGAAAGTAATAAGTATCCGGTGATAAAGGGTCTGACCTGAAATGCAGGGAGTGAGGACCCCATCACCAATTACCATTGAAGTTCCAAGGATGGTAACAATGAAAAGCACCATTTTCGCATTGGTGCTGCTTTCAAGTTTTTCCTTGACCATTTGAGCTCTTCTCAGCTGGTTGGAGGGTATATCCAACTTGTAGTTAGAAACCTCCCTGTCCTCTGGCTGGTGGTTTGGAATTAGGCTCGCCTTCGCATGTCTACAAATCAAGGAGTAGAGAGCAAATGTCCCGCCTGCAAATGAACATGCATCACTTGTTGCATTTTGCAAGAATTGCTTATTTATGTATCTTTCTTTTAGATGTAAAACAACAGCAAAACGATATCAAGCTTGTCATAAATTTAAGAATTAGGACCTCTGAAATAGCTTGATCAGATAGTATTTCCGTACTTGAaaaagtcaattttttttttttaataaatatgaTTACAAGTAACCCTTAATGACCACATGAATACATACCAACAACAACTTAACCTACTAAAACTGATAACCTACGAATAGTGGGATGAAAACTAagatttaatcaaaataaacttAGGATTGATTCTACTTCGCATCTTTCAACTATATCCCAATTTTCACTTTGGTTTCTAAATTTTAAAATGAGACACTTTGGTCACTAAAGGATAACATCCATCCCACTTAATTAAAGGCTCTGCtactttaatccataaactaTAAAATTATGTATACTTTAGTCACTTACTTAAAAGGCTATTCCACTTTAGTCCGTAATATATAAAATCTTTCATACTTTAGTCCTTAAAGTGAGACAGATTTTATATTTAAGTGAAACAGATTTATACTTTATGGAttaaaatatgaattttttaaaaaaatttaggaaTCAAATTACGAATTTAGATATGGTTGAAAGGTACAAAGTAGAATTAATCCCACATTTTAAAAACTCATATCCAGTTTCTCGTTAGTTTGATGAGCATAATTAACAACTCTTCTACATGCACTAGGAAGTCAAAGGTCATAAATGTATTCAAGTCAAAGgttaaattttgagttttaTTGGTTGATCTGCTTTACATAAACATAAGGGATGAATCAGTCATGCCTGATATTTTTTCGAGAAACTGTTTAAAAACTGATGATAATGATGCTAATGACGTTTAGCAAAGTACTTACCATCACCTTTGTCGTTTGCCCACAAGACAATAAAGACATACTTGATCATGGGCACCAAAATGATGGTGTAGATAATGAGAGACAACACCCCAAGGATGTCGTTTTTGTCGTCTATTCCATCAGGAAAAGTACTAGAAAAAACGTATAGCGGAGAAGTCCCGATGTCTCCATAAATAACACCTAGGCTTTGAAATGCCAAACTCAACGTCTTTATCCAACCTAAATCCTGCATTATTAAGGCATCATTTGATTAAAATCCTAATATCTTTGGTATTCTTCGACTATACTTTAGGTTGTTTCGTAAATTGAAAAAAGCCAATTGCGCAAAGTTACGGCAATAAGATGCTCCACCACAACTACATGTAGACAAAACTAAGCTAAAGAAGAATAGAATGGTGGACAAATGGTATAAATAATAACATTATAGCGAGaataaaacttttctttttaaagAGTACAATTAAACCACAATTAGGGAATAAACATACACATATCCTTAAATTTCAAGTGACAAGATTACAATTTCTCCCAAAATATGAAATAGATATTATATTAACCTAAATTAACatttgtaatatttgagttcaGTACCTCTTATTTCTGAACTTTGAACTTTTTTTCCattattttattatcaatttaagATCTTATTAGCATGAGAAAACGCTCTAGGCATGGATAGCTTTGAaacacaaattttatctttgcaaAATTGAATACCAAAACTCATGGCACTAATTTATGATTTAacttttgggataattttagaaacctctcctAAGGTTTCAAACAATTTAACTGAGTTCACctaaggtttgaaaaattacacttacctcccttgatttgatagttttagaaacaaaaccttaaaatacTATTGACTTGgacaattttttaaatgaatatctAAAAATGCCCTTGtgaaatgagttttaatttattttcctatacaattataagattatttagtataattataaggaaaaggtGCCAAATTTTTTATGTCCAtatctattatttaataaacaactataataatacTTTTATTACTATGATATGATATTTTTGATGGTGTTTTATTACAGATTAGATTTataggatagaaaagaaaatgttgaaataattcatttagagtttataaatttttggaGTAGTGGGATTCTCATAATTTAGTAGTGCTTTTggaccatttctttttttatttattgttaattttaataccaaaaatagaaaacaaagatcagcaaaaatattagattacatataaaattaattcatcaaaaaaataactaattggACATTAAACCTAGAGGCAATAGTGGGTGTTTTACAGTTTTATTGgcgaaaaattaaaaaaaggaataaaaaggaaaaagaatgaaaaaattattttaaaacccattctaagtataagcatACCAAGCAAGAgaaattcattaaaatatttaagggtgaaattatcattttaaataacaagagagatatgtgtaattttttaaatctcgGGGGAATtcaatgaaattgtcaaaaaccttaggggaggtttctgaaattatcccttaacttTTCATAATCAATTTAGAAGTAGAAAGAGATAGAaaaaaccgaaaaaaaaaactagaatagGCAGGTGGACTAGTACTATCAATAGGAATTAACCTTGGAGCCGTGGCCGCCATGATGGCCGGAAATTCTACCGGCCTCCAAATCAAGAGAGTCGATGCGGCGGAGTTTGCCCCATGAGAATTTCCGGTCCTTGATATCGGTGATGGTTGTTTTGGTGGCGCGTTGATCTTGAATGGCCTCCCGATGAACAACTACTACTTGCTCACGGGGAGCTATAGAGCTCCCAATCCCAGGATTAGCAGCCATTCCTCTAATTTCTTTCTTACAATTAAATTTTCTTTGGGATCACTCCAattttcccctgcatttgaATTAAGCGATTTGCATGGTTTCATATGGCTTTTATAGTACTAGAATATACCATGTACTAGGTAGTGCTTACAAAGTACCTAAAAAAATATACCATGTACTAGTTAGCACTTACAAAGTATCTTAATTTTTTAAGCTTCCTTCAATCAGGGGTTGTTTAAAAGT
The DNA window shown above is from Coffea arabica cultivar ET-39 chromosome 5e, Coffea Arabica ET-39 HiFi, whole genome shotgun sequence and carries:
- the LOC113687353 gene encoding potassium transporter 5-like gives rise to the protein MAANPGIGSSIAPREQVVVVHREAIQDQRATKTTITDIKDRKFSWGKLRRIDSLDLEAGRISGHHGGHGSKDLGWIKTLSLAFQSLGVIYGDIGTSPLYVFSSTFPDGIDDKNDILGVLSLIIYTIILVPMIKYVFIVLWANDKGDGGTFALYSLICRHAKASLIPNHQPEDREVSNYKLDIPSNQLRRAQMVKEKLESSTNAKMVLFIVTILGTSMVIGDGVLTPCISVLSAVSGIPSLGQDAIVGISIVILIILFCAQRFGTDKVGFTFAPAICLWFLFISGIGLYNLFKHDVGVLRAFNPKYIVDYFKRNGKKGWISLGGVVLCITGTEAMFADLGHFSVRAVQISFSSIVFPAILAAYIGQAAYLMKFQDHVSKTFYDSIPDPIYWPTFVIAVAAAIIASQAMISGAFAIISQSLSLGCFPRAKIIHTSAKYEGQVYIPEVNYILMIACVLVTWGFKSTTKIGNAYGIAVVAVMVITTSLLTLIMLVIWKASIWWIAIFFVVFMSIEMTYLSSVLYKFKDGGYLPLAFALVLMIIMGIWHYVHKQRYLFELNNKVSSDYVRDLAKNPQIKRAPGIGLLYSELVQGIPPIFPHFVSNIHSVHSIIVLVSIKSIPVSKVALDERFLFRQIEPRDYRVFRCVVRYGYNDRIEDSEVFEQQLVENLKEFIRHEYFVHVSGHIEPDFVNVQQHSGLLLKDGKPRRSSASVVHIEESLPQAQQSVSQNSSNSIQSFNEAKSINSSIRLAAGSNQLGLEDELQAVDKASEQGVFYLLGEAKVVAKQDSCFFRKFIVNNAYSFLRKNFRQGEKVLAIPKTRLLRVGMVYEI